One part of the Flavobacterium johnsoniae UW101 genome encodes these proteins:
- a CDS encoding 4'-phosphopantetheinyl transferase family protein, which yields MIGNDVIDILQTRRESNWQRSGFIAKLFNDEEQLLIEKSTDPESMLWILWSMKEAAYKVHNRKTKIREYIPKKLICKIESQNQNSINGKVTCLKNIYYTQTLFSKDSIHTIAVSVLDDLNKVIEVEKKSIVKDQYGIPYLDVSSQNRLQDISISHHGRFEKAVTISS from the coding sequence ATGATAGGCAATGATGTCATCGATATTCTGCAGACCCGCAGGGAAAGCAATTGGCAGCGCAGTGGATTTATAGCAAAACTATTTAACGATGAGGAACAATTGCTCATTGAAAAATCTACAGATCCGGAAAGTATGCTTTGGATACTTTGGAGCATGAAAGAAGCCGCTTATAAAGTGCATAATCGGAAAACAAAAATAAGGGAATATATTCCTAAAAAGCTGATATGCAAGATAGAATCACAAAACCAGAATTCTATAAATGGAAAAGTTACCTGCTTGAAAAACATCTACTATACTCAAACCCTTTTCTCAAAAGACAGTATTCATACCATAGCGGTGAGCGTTTTAGATGATCTGAATAAAGTAATAGAGGTTGAAAAAAAATCAATCGTAAAAGATCAGTATGGAATTCCTTATTTAGATGTTTCTTCACAAAATAGATTGCAGGATATTTCAATAAGCCATCATGGAAGGTTTGAAAAAGCAGTCACAATCAGCAGTTGA
- a CDS encoding beta-ketoacyl-[acyl-carrier-protein] synthase family protein, with product MSRRVVITGLGVAAPNGVGIAAFSHALKNGISGIRHDKQLEELQFSCQIAGRPEISEELKSKYFTELELRGFNSTGILYGVIAGMEAWENAGLPIENNEEPDWDSGTIFGSGTSGIDKFRESIYKIDELQTRRLGSTVVAQTMNSGISAYLGGKLGLGNQVTTNSSACATGTEAIIMAYERIQSGQAKRILAGSTSDSGPYIWAGFDALRVCSSKFNDKPEQGSRPMSVTAAGFVPASGAGALVIEDLESALERGVEIYAEILGGNVNSGGQRGNGSMTAPNSSAVQQCIKKAIQNSGISADDIDAINGHLTATAKDSLEIENWTKALNRKGTDFPYINSLKSMTGHCLSAAGSIESIAAVLQLYEGFVFGNTNCEDLHPEISAHINSSKIPLQTIDCKPNIIAKASFGFGDVNACVIFKKFQK from the coding sequence ATGAGCAGAAGAGTTGTCATAACAGGTCTGGGTGTTGCAGCTCCAAACGGCGTTGGAATTGCTGCCTTCAGCCATGCTTTAAAAAATGGAATATCAGGAATCAGGCATGACAAGCAGCTGGAGGAACTCCAGTTTTCCTGTCAGATAGCGGGTAGACCTGAAATATCCGAAGAACTCAAGTCAAAATATTTTACAGAACTTGAACTTCGCGGTTTTAACAGTACGGGTATTTTATACGGTGTTATTGCTGGAATGGAAGCTTGGGAAAATGCCGGATTACCAATAGAAAATAATGAAGAGCCGGATTGGGACAGCGGTACTATTTTTGGATCTGGCACCTCAGGCATCGATAAATTCCGCGAAAGCATTTATAAGATAGATGAATTACAAACCCGAAGGTTAGGCAGTACTGTAGTGGCACAAACCATGAACAGCGGTATCAGTGCTTATCTTGGCGGGAAACTGGGACTCGGAAACCAGGTTACCACCAATTCATCTGCCTGTGCAACGGGAACGGAAGCTATAATAATGGCGTACGAGCGTATACAATCCGGACAGGCAAAACGCATATTGGCAGGAAGTACAAGCGACAGCGGACCTTACATTTGGGCAGGATTTGATGCTTTACGTGTCTGCAGTTCAAAATTTAATGACAAACCTGAGCAGGGTTCACGCCCCATGAGTGTTACTGCCGCAGGATTTGTACCCGCAAGCGGCGCGGGAGCATTGGTAATCGAAGATCTGGAAAGTGCTTTAGAACGCGGTGTGGAGATTTATGCTGAAATATTAGGCGGTAACGTAAATTCCGGGGGACAGCGCGGCAATGGAAGCATGACCGCTCCTAACAGCAGTGCCGTACAGCAATGCATTAAAAAAGCCATCCAAAATTCAGGTATTTCTGCCGATGATATAGATGCCATAAACGGACATCTTACCGCCACTGCAAAGGACAGTCTTGAAATTGAAAACTGGACGAAAGCCTTAAACCGGAAGGGAACTGATTTTCCGTATATAAACTCCTTAAAAAGCATGACAGGACACTGTTTAAGCGCAGCGGGAAGCATAGAAAGCATCGCGGCGGTACTACAGCTTTATGAAGGTTTTGTTTTTGGAAATACGAATTGTGAAGATCTTCATCCTGAAATAAGTGCTCATATAAACTCTTCAAAAATACCCTTACAAACAATTGATTGTAAACCTAATATAATTGCCAAGGCAAGTTTTGGCTTTGGTGATGTAAATGCCTGTGTAATATTTAAAAAATTTCAAAAATAA
- a CDS encoding nuclear transport factor 2 family protein produces the protein MITMKKGLTNILLMMAVQNIYSQNENLKFKKTINMKNTSILVNANEHVRKGEYEAYLSYLTEDTKWVFVGERTLLGKEAVRQYIKDFYLSPPVFDMEKAIEEGDFVTATGNIALKNVNGEYDHYSYCDIWRFDNGKLAELKAFVIEKK, from the coding sequence ATGATAACGATGAAAAAAGGCTTGACAAATATTTTATTAATGATGGCTGTACAGAACATTTATTCTCAAAATGAAAACTTAAAATTTAAAAAGACAATAAACATGAAAAACACATCTATATTAGTTAATGCAAACGAACATGTAAGAAAAGGAGAATACGAAGCATATTTATCGTATCTCACTGAAGATACCAAATGGGTCTTTGTAGGTGAGAGAACCCTTTTGGGAAAAGAAGCAGTAAGGCAGTATATAAAAGATTTTTACCTTTCACCGCCAGTATTTGATATGGAAAAAGCCATAGAAGAGGGAGACTTTGTCACTGCAACAGGAAACATTGCCTTAAAAAATGTGAATGGAGAATATGATCACTATTCCTATTGTGACATTTGGCGATTTGATAATGGTAAATTAGCCGAATTAAAAGCATTCGTTATTGAGAAAAAATAA
- a CDS encoding RNA polymerase sigma factor yields the protein MSVYNEYTDDFLLNLLKEDNQSAYTEIFERYSKLLINHAYKILENQDEANDVVQEVFLSIWNKRYELNITGSLSSYLYKSVKNRVLNHIAHEKVVSRYADSISNFIEEDYVFADSNLREKELEAIIAKEIALLPEKMREVFLLRKVEELSYDEIALQLNITDKTAKQQVYNSLKILREKLKSMMNLFVW from the coding sequence ATGTCTGTTTATAACGAATATACTGATGATTTCTTATTGAATCTTCTTAAGGAAGATAATCAGTCAGCGTATACAGAGATTTTCGAGCGATATTCTAAACTTTTAATTAATCATGCGTATAAAATTCTTGAAAATCAGGATGAAGCAAATGATGTAGTTCAGGAAGTGTTTCTCTCAATCTGGAACAAACGTTATGAATTAAACATTACAGGTTCCCTTTCTTCTTATTTATACAAATCTGTAAAAAACAGAGTACTCAACCACATTGCTCATGAAAAAGTGGTTTCGCGTTATGCTGATTCAATTTCAAACTTTATAGAAGAAGATTATGTTTTTGCGGATTCGAATCTGCGAGAAAAAGAATTAGAAGCTATAATTGCTAAAGAAATTGCACTGCTGCCTGAAAAAATGCGTGAAGTTTTTCTGTTGAGAAAAGTAGAAGAGCTTTCGTATGATGAAATTGCGCTTCAATTGAATATTACGGATAAAACAGCCAAACAGCAAGTGTATAATTCTCTTAAAATTCTTCGAGAAAAGCTGAAATCTATGATGAATCTTTTTGTTTGGTGA
- a CDS encoding type III polyketide synthase, translating to MSVKIVTTAKQLPQYSRETKDILPMLEGWLDGQDERFIKKVKKIFEGAAVDKRYSIMEPQEVFTATSFEEKNDIYTREVILLGEQVLQKALEKADWDPKTLDYIITVSCTGIMIPSLDAYLINKMNLRQDIVRLPVTEMGCAAGISGIIYAKNFLKANPQKRAAVIAVESPTATFQLDDFSMPNIVSAAIFGDGAACCLLSSYEDDPGPEILQEEMYHFYEAEHMMGFKLTNTGLQMVLDIEVPDTIASNFDDIIHPFLQKNNLEIKDIDHMIFHPGGKKIVTTVESLFAGLGKNIDDTKEVLKQYGNMSSATVLYVLERIMDGNPKSGERGLMLSFGPGFSAQRVLLQW from the coding sequence ATGAGTGTAAAAATAGTAACAACTGCCAAGCAGCTGCCGCAATATTCACGCGAAACCAAAGACATACTTCCTATGCTGGAAGGCTGGCTTGACGGGCAGGATGAACGTTTTATAAAAAAAGTAAAAAAAATATTTGAAGGTGCCGCCGTTGATAAACGTTATTCAATAATGGAGCCGCAAGAAGTTTTTACTGCCACGTCATTTGAAGAAAAAAATGACATTTATACGCGTGAAGTTATTCTATTGGGCGAGCAGGTGCTTCAAAAAGCACTTGAAAAAGCAGATTGGGATCCAAAAACTCTGGATTATATCATTACCGTAAGCTGTACCGGCATAATGATTCCCTCCTTAGATGCATACCTAATCAATAAAATGAACCTGAGACAGGATATTGTACGTCTTCCTGTTACAGAAATGGGCTGTGCTGCCGGTATATCAGGAATTATATATGCTAAAAATTTTCTGAAGGCAAATCCACAAAAACGCGCAGCGGTCATAGCTGTAGAATCACCAACTGCCACCTTTCAGCTTGATGATTTTTCAATGCCTAATATTGTCAGTGCCGCTATTTTTGGAGACGGTGCGGCCTGCTGTTTGTTATCTTCTTACGAAGATGATCCGGGTCCGGAAATACTACAGGAAGAAATGTACCATTTTTATGAAGCTGAACATATGATGGGATTCAAACTTACCAATACTGGTCTGCAGATGGTTTTAGACATTGAAGTTCCCGACACTATTGCTTCTAATTTTGACGATATTATTCATCCGTTTCTTCAAAAAAACAATTTAGAAATCAAGGATATAGACCACATGATATTTCATCCCGGCGGCAAAAAGATTGTGACGACCGTTGAATCGCTTTTTGCAGGTTTGGGAAAAAATATAGACGATACAAAAGAAGTTCTCAAGCAGTATGGCAATATGTCGAGTGCCACTGTATTATATGTTTTAGAACGTATTATGGATGGAAATCCAAAATCGGGAGAAAGAGGACTTATGCTTAGTTTTGGTCCAGGATTTTCGGCACAAAGAGTTTTATTGCAATGGTAA
- a CDS encoding winged helix-turn-helix transcriptional regulator, giving the protein MSKVKITSTNFENKKILEDECSEVYAANIIGGQWSLVICSWLLQGKMRFSEIKKSIPNITERMLTLQLRKLEHDNIIKRMVYAAVPPKVEYELTEIGYELKPIIQQMEQWGKRHKCLHAK; this is encoded by the coding sequence ATGTCGAAAGTTAAGATTACAAGCACCAATTTTGAAAATAAGAAAATCTTAGAAGATGAGTGTTCAGAGGTATACGCCGCAAACATAATTGGCGGCCAATGGTCACTTGTAATTTGTTCCTGGCTGTTACAAGGCAAAATGCGTTTTAGCGAAATAAAAAAATCTATACCTAATATAACCGAACGTATGCTGACCCTGCAGCTCAGGAAACTGGAACATGATAATATCATAAAGAGAATGGTATATGCTGCAGTCCCTCCTAAAGTGGAATATGAGTTAACAGAAATTGGCTATGAATTAAAACCGATAATCCAGCAAATGGAACAGTGGGGAAAACGACACAAATGTTTACATGCAAAATGA
- a CDS encoding SMP-30/gluconolactonase/LRE family protein produces the protein MKNTFFMLLCMVVSAGCDSEKKTSGTPVVLKGRYTLTETGLYPEGIDYDLNNGRFLLSSLYKGVVYSVNPKGEMAVFASSSKLVLPTGVFTDETRNRLIVANADLGVSQKSTASSAGTIASVSVFDLSSGALIKEIDLKNFTPNKGSCPNDIAVDNEGNIYITDSFAPNIYKIDLNYNASIFASSMLFTPAADKFGLNGIVFHPDGYLLAVKTDDAKLYKISLPVPSSVTEVKGMSFSSPDGIELDKNNNLVLVENGLGQGTAYTFSSSDKWKTAVKIKQTNIGKQEFPTTAAMASDGNIYVVNSKLGELLSGDRSQSIYTIQKID, from the coding sequence ATGAAAAATACCTTTTTTATGCTGCTATGCATGGTTGTCTCAGCAGGATGTGACAGCGAAAAAAAAACATCGGGTACTCCAGTGGTTCTTAAAGGCAGATATACGCTGACAGAGACTGGACTTTATCCTGAAGGGATTGACTATGATTTAAACAATGGAAGGTTTCTGTTGAGCTCCCTTTATAAGGGTGTTGTCTATTCAGTAAATCCAAAAGGCGAAATGGCTGTTTTTGCATCAAGCAGTAAACTTGTTCTGCCTACAGGCGTTTTTACAGATGAAACCAGAAACCGATTAATAGTGGCTAATGCTGATTTAGGTGTTTCGCAGAAAAGCACCGCTTCAAGTGCCGGAACAATTGCCTCGGTAAGTGTTTTCGATCTTTCATCAGGAGCGTTAATCAAAGAAATTGATTTAAAAAATTTCACGCCAAATAAAGGTTCGTGTCCAAATGATATTGCGGTGGATAATGAAGGAAATATTTATATAACCGATTCGTTCGCTCCCAATATCTATAAAATTGATCTTAATTATAATGCGTCGATATTTGCCAGCAGTATGCTTTTTACACCCGCCGCTGATAAATTCGGATTAAATGGAATTGTTTTCCACCCAGACGGCTATCTGCTGGCCGTAAAAACAGATGACGCTAAGCTGTATAAAATTTCTCTCCCTGTTCCGTCATCCGTTACTGAAGTGAAGGGAATGTCTTTCAGTTCTCCAGACGGCATTGAGCTTGATAAAAACAATAATCTTGTGCTGGTAGAAAACGGCCTAGGCCAGGGTACTGCATACACGTTTTCCAGCAGTGATAAATGGAAAACGGCCGTAAAAATCAAGCAGACCAATATTGGAAAGCAGGAATTTCCAACCACAGCGGCAATGGCATCAGATGGGAATATATATGTTGTGAATTCGAAATTAGGAGAACTTCTTTCGGGAGATCGATCGCAGTCAATTTACACCATTCAAAAAATAGACTGA
- a CDS encoding 3-hydroxyacyl-ACP dehydratase FabZ family protein codes for MTVQDIIIRLPYSKPFLFVDELLDVNENSITGTYTFKEDLDFYRGHFKGNHVTPGVILTETMAQIGMVCLGIYLLGDAFNKDTVIAFTSADMQFLKPVYPNEKVTVTAQKSFFRFGKLKCDVIMKNQAGQEVCKGILSGMITNKL; via the coding sequence ATGACAGTACAGGATATTATAATACGACTGCCTTACAGCAAGCCCTTTTTATTTGTAGATGAACTGCTTGATGTGAATGAAAATAGTATTACCGGAACTTATACTTTTAAGGAAGACCTTGATTTTTACAGAGGACATTTTAAAGGTAATCATGTAACTCCCGGCGTGATCCTGACTGAAACTATGGCACAGATTGGAATGGTCTGTCTTGGAATATATCTGCTGGGGGATGCTTTTAATAAAGACACTGTAATTGCATTTACATCAGCTGATATGCAGTTTTTAAAACCCGTATACCCTAATGAAAAAGTAACGGTAACTGCTCAAAAATCATTTTTCAGGTTTGGAAAATTAAAATGTGATGTCATTATGAAAAACCAAGCTGGACAGGAAGTCTGCAAAGGCATTCTGTCGGGCATGATTACCAATAAATTATGA
- a CDS encoding Crp/Fnr family transcriptional regulator: MKDLLPVINYISRFVDLTDDEKNHLASFLKITKVKKRQFIVQPGFVCKYKSYVVKGAFRGYLVDHEGKEHTLSFAIEDWWISDYSSLIYQEPATLFIEALEDSTLIQIAYEDEQKILAQIPKLEKFERIITQRSLAFQQKRLLSNFTKTAEERYEEFMNKYSVIASRVPQYALASYLGFSSEYLSRIRSRKSSKS, translated from the coding sequence GTGAAAGATTTACTGCCCGTTATAAATTATATTTCAAGATTTGTTGATTTAACCGATGATGAGAAAAATCATCTAGCCTCTTTTTTGAAAATAACTAAGGTAAAAAAAAGACAGTTTATAGTCCAGCCTGGTTTTGTATGCAAATATAAAAGCTATGTGGTAAAAGGAGCTTTCAGGGGCTATCTGGTAGATCATGAGGGAAAGGAACATACTTTGTCATTTGCTATTGAAGATTGGTGGATTTCTGATTACAGCAGTTTGATTTATCAGGAACCCGCTACCTTGTTTATTGAAGCGCTCGAAGATTCCACTCTTATCCAGATTGCTTACGAAGATGAACAAAAAATTCTAGCGCAGATTCCAAAACTGGAAAAGTTTGAGCGGATCATCACCCAGCGTTCCCTGGCATTTCAGCAGAAAAGACTTCTTTCTAATTTCACTAAAACTGCAGAAGAGAGGTATGAGGAATTCATGAATAAATACTCCGTAATTGCTTCACGTGTGCCTCAGTATGCACTTGCTTCCTATTTGGGTTTCAGCAGTGAATATCTAAGCAGAATCCGCAGCAGGAAATCCTCAAAAAGTTGA
- a CDS encoding NAD(P)/FAD-dependent oxidoreductase, translating into MKINADVLIIGGGLAGLTAAIHLSQKNLKVILIEKSNFPRHKVCGEYISNEILPYLTWLGADVTELNPSSISKFEFTASNGKTAMVELPLGGFGISRYALDDFLYQKAIANHCLIIKENVIDVSFSDDLFTVTSSNQILTAKIVLGAFGKRSNLDQALDRSFFHKKSPWLAVKAHYSGNLEDDLVALHNFKGGYCGVAKVENNIINICYLADYATFKQYKNIQDYQEGVLYKNKHLKAVFENSMLLFEKPLTISQISFEKKKAVENHIIMIGDTAGLIHPLCGNGMAMAVHSAKIASELILEYYSDDKASRKVLEKKYTKEWKKHFGKRIWMGRILAHILTHRTITNVFTAITASFPKLLSAIIKQTHGKPITIN; encoded by the coding sequence ATGAAGATCAATGCAGATGTATTAATTATTGGCGGCGGACTCGCAGGTTTGACAGCGGCTATACACCTGTCTCAAAAAAATCTAAAAGTAATTCTTATCGAAAAATCTAATTTCCCCAGACATAAGGTCTGTGGTGAATATATTTCCAATGAAATTTTACCTTACCTAACTTGGCTTGGCGCCGATGTTACAGAACTTAATCCCTCCAGCATTTCCAAATTTGAATTCACTGCAAGTAATGGAAAAACGGCAATGGTAGAACTTCCTCTGGGAGGATTCGGCATAAGCAGGTACGCCCTTGATGATTTTTTATATCAAAAAGCAATAGCAAACCACTGTTTGATAATAAAAGAAAATGTTATTGATGTTTCATTCAGTGATGACCTGTTTACTGTTACTTCTTCAAATCAAATTTTAACGGCTAAAATTGTATTGGGTGCATTTGGCAAACGTTCCAATTTAGATCAGGCTTTAGATCGCAGCTTCTTCCATAAAAAATCACCTTGGCTGGCTGTAAAAGCCCATTATTCGGGTAATTTAGAGGATGATCTTGTTGCATTGCATAACTTTAAAGGCGGCTACTGTGGTGTTGCTAAAGTAGAAAACAATATTATAAACATTTGTTATCTGGCAGATTATGCCACTTTCAAACAATACAAAAATATTCAGGATTACCAGGAGGGTGTACTTTACAAAAACAAACATCTTAAAGCTGTTTTTGAAAACAGTATGCTTCTTTTTGAAAAACCCCTTACAATAAGCCAGATTTCTTTTGAGAAAAAAAAAGCGGTAGAGAACCATATTATAATGATTGGAGATACTGCCGGTCTTATTCATCCGCTTTGCGGTAACGGAATGGCCATGGCAGTTCACAGTGCTAAAATTGCATCAGAATTAATCTTGGAATATTATTCAGATGATAAAGCGTCCCGCAAAGTATTAGAAAAAAAATATACCAAAGAATGGAAGAAACACTTTGGTAAAAGAATATGGATGGGGCGAATTCTGGCGCACATCCTGACCCATAGAACAATTACTAATGTATTTACTGCCATAACAGCATCATTTCCCAAACTTTTATCAGCGATCATCAAACAAACGCACGGAAAACCTATAACAATTAATTAA
- a CDS encoding acyl carrier protein gives MNKEEVIARLKVIIKPYAANIQAFESLTENTDFINDLSINSANLVDIILDIEETFDVVIDNTDMERMLDVKTAVEIIETKLAEK, from the coding sequence ATGAACAAAGAAGAAGTTATAGCTCGACTCAAAGTAATTATAAAGCCATATGCAGCAAATATCCAAGCGTTTGAAAGCCTTACTGAAAATACTGATTTCATAAATGATTTAAGCATCAATTCGGCTAATTTGGTAGACATTATTCTGGATATTGAAGAAACATTTGATGTTGTGATTGACAACACGGATATGGAGCGTATGCTGGATGTAAAAACGGCGGTAGAAATCATAGAAACAAAACTGGCCGAAAAATGA
- a CDS encoding glycoside hydrolase family 97 protein translates to MKFKTKLIVFVSVLVQLSAVLSAQSKKQSVTITSPDKKLVVQIEQTTANTIEYTFRADGHLLIQKSRLGLEAVNNIRWNKVSTSSVKSVWKPIWGKRKNVPDHYNQTIIDLTSYQIKVRVYNDGMAFRYEGLTSEKELTEFNFADNYSAWYYNGEQHNIGPEKLHEAADTRKPIMVVKAAENSYMAVHEANLESGEPLLLQPHKGTNLFSVPSKNAKAWRVVMHGRTPGELIDSHLIELLNPEPVKNVDFSWVKPGVAVWDWRIDGAAVDGFKYEMSLESWKRMVDLASANGMKSLVLDANWYGEEFSKESDPLKGGKVQQVHQIIAYGKEKNIGIWLYLNDVGGKNYPLEKTLKQYGDWGASGVKYGFMQGSPEEKNAHTQHITKLCAENHLMVDFHDDPVHPYGQMRTWPNAVTREFCQAQLDARRVFEPKTFVTSVFVNMVAGPLDMNNGTFDMEQKGRVDNPMPVPSTLTAEAARTLITFSGATIIPDIPENYNKYPELLQFISAQKQPWQESKTISGQIGEYIVMARQNAEGDWLIAAATNEESRQIHIPLKVLEKGTYKAVIVQDGDDADFRTNKVSHKTISKEVNRNDLIPIKLAPGGGACILLQKEK, encoded by the coding sequence ATGAAATTTAAAACGAAATTAATTGTCTTTGTATCTGTATTGGTTCAACTTTCTGCAGTGCTGTCTGCACAATCAAAAAAACAATCGGTCACAATCACTTCCCCAGATAAAAAACTTGTAGTTCAAATTGAACAAACCACTGCAAACACAATTGAATACACTTTTCGGGCTGACGGTCATCTATTGATACAAAAATCTAGGCTTGGATTAGAAGCAGTAAACAATATTCGTTGGAATAAAGTGAGCACTTCATCGGTAAAAAGTGTTTGGAAGCCTATTTGGGGGAAAAGAAAAAATGTGCCTGATCATTACAACCAAACCATAATAGATCTTACTTCCTATCAAATAAAAGTAAGAGTGTACAATGATGGAATGGCTTTCAGATATGAAGGTTTAACGTCGGAGAAAGAATTGACAGAATTTAACTTTGCAGATAACTATTCTGCTTGGTACTATAATGGCGAGCAGCACAATATTGGTCCTGAAAAACTGCACGAAGCAGCTGATACCCGAAAACCGATCATGGTTGTTAAAGCAGCTGAAAATAGTTACATGGCAGTGCACGAGGCCAATCTTGAAAGCGGTGAACCCCTACTTTTACAGCCGCATAAAGGAACGAATCTCTTCTCAGTGCCTTCTAAAAATGCAAAGGCATGGAGAGTTGTGATGCATGGAAGAACTCCGGGAGAATTAATTGATTCTCATCTGATTGAATTACTTAATCCTGAACCTGTAAAGAATGTAGATTTCTCATGGGTAAAACCGGGTGTCGCTGTGTGGGATTGGCGCATTGATGGCGCAGCAGTTGATGGATTCAAATATGAGATGTCATTGGAATCTTGGAAACGCATGGTCGATCTGGCATCTGCCAACGGAATGAAATCGCTGGTCTTGGATGCCAACTGGTACGGTGAAGAATTCAGCAAAGAATCAGATCCTTTAAAAGGAGGTAAAGTACAGCAGGTACATCAGATCATTGCTTACGGAAAAGAGAAAAATATAGGAATCTGGCTGTATCTTAATGATGTTGGAGGAAAAAATTATCCTCTAGAAAAAACATTAAAGCAATATGGTGACTGGGGAGCTTCTGGTGTAAAATATGGTTTTATGCAGGGCAGTCCAGAGGAGAAAAACGCGCATACACAGCATATAACCAAACTTTGTGCTGAAAACCATTTAATGGTCGATTTTCATGATGATCCAGTTCATCCCTACGGTCAGATGAGAACATGGCCAAACGCGGTTACCCGTGAGTTTTGCCAAGCACAATTGGATGCGCGCAGAGTTTTTGAACCCAAGACATTTGTTACCTCTGTATTTGTCAATATGGTGGCAGGACCTCTTGATATGAACAACGGGACCTTTGATATGGAGCAAAAAGGACGAGTTGACAATCCAATGCCGGTACCTTCTACCCTTACAGCGGAAGCAGCCCGCACCCTGATCACATTTTCTGGCGCAACCATCATTCCTGATATTCCTGAGAACTATAATAAATATCCGGAATTATTACAGTTTATCAGTGCTCAAAAACAGCCTTGGCAGGAAAGTAAAACAATCAGTGGTCAAATTGGAGAATATATTGTTATGGCACGTCAGAATGCAGAAGGAGATTGGCTGATAGCTGCAGCGACAAATGAAGAAAGCCGTCAGATTCACATTCCGCTTAAAGTATTAGAAAAAGGCACTTACAAAGCGGTCATTGTTCAAGACGGAGACGATGCCGATTTCAGAACCAATAAAGTAAGCCATAAAACCATTTCTAAAGAAGTGAACCGCAACGACCTTATTCCTATTAAACTTGCTCCAGGAGGAGGAGCTTGTATTTTATTACAAAAAGAAAAATAG
- a CDS encoding methyltransferase domain-containing protein, which yields MPINTQYRTQESEIMDDFFLQGKDLQEALDQIARINQLLGGNKVTLHGVKKILKKLDRTKTITIADIGCGNGDMLRMLARFSKRKNYTFKIIGIDANDFTINYAKTLSASYPNIEYQCMDIFSEDFKLVKYDIVLCTLTLHHFTDDEILNIITIFKKNAAAGIIINDLHRSKMAYRLFEMICFIFNLSSMSRKDGLVSILRGFKKKELEEFSKKTNLKNYTINWKWAFRYQWIITNK from the coding sequence ATGCCGATAAACACGCAATATAGAACGCAGGAATCAGAAATAATGGATGATTTTTTTCTTCAGGGAAAAGATTTACAAGAAGCCCTTGATCAAATTGCTCGTATTAATCAATTACTAGGCGGGAATAAAGTAACACTTCACGGCGTAAAAAAAATACTAAAAAAACTGGACCGCACTAAAACAATCACAATAGCCGATATTGGATGCGGCAATGGAGATATGCTTCGTATGCTGGCACGATTCAGTAAAAGGAAAAATTACACATTTAAAATCATCGGTATAGATGCCAACGATTTTACTATAAATTATGCCAAAACATTGTCTGCATCATATCCCAATATTGAATACCAATGCATGGATATTTTTAGTGAGGATTTTAAACTAGTGAAGTATGATATCGTTTTATGCACTCTTACCCTGCACCATTTTACAGATGATGAAATATTAAATATAATTACTATCTTTAAGAAAAATGCCGCGGCGGGAATCATCATTAATGACCTGCATCGAAGTAAAATGGCATATCGGCTTTTTGAAATGATCTGTTTTATTTTTAATCTAAGCAGCATGTCACGTAAAGATGGACTGGTATCAATTTTAAGAGGATTTAAGAAAAAGGAACTGGAAGAATTTTCTAAAAAAACGAATTTAAAAAACTATACCATAAACTGGAAATGGGCGTTTCGCTACCAGTGGATAATTACAAACAAATGA